The Roseibium sp. Sym1 genomic interval GCGACGGTGACCATTTCGTGCTGAACGGGACCAAGCGCTACATCACCAACGCGCCGCGCGCCGATGTGTTTACGGTTTTCGCCCGCACCAATTCCGAAACGAAGGGCTCGTCCGGCGTCAGCGCCTTCATCGTCGAGGCCGGAACGCCGGGCCTGTCGCTGGGCCAGCCCGACAAGAAGATGGGACAGAAAGGCTCGCACACCTGCGACGTGATCCTGGAAGATGTCCGCGTTCCCGCCGCCAACATCATCGGCGGACCGGCGCGGGAAAACCAGGGCTTCAAGACCGCGATGAAGGTGCTGGACCGGGGTCGGCTGCACATCTCGGCGGTCTGCGTCGGCGCCGCCGAACGGCTTATCCGCGATGCGCTGGCCTATGCGATGGAACGCAAGCAGTTCGGTGAACCGATTGCTGAAAAGCAGCTGATCCAGGCCATGCTGGCCGACAGCCGCACCGAAGCCTTCGCGGCCCGCTGCATGATCGAGGAAACCGCCCGCCGCAAGGATGTGGGCGCGAACGTGTCCACCGATGCCGCCTGCTGCAAGATGTATGCCTCGGAAATGGTGGGCCGGGTGGCAGACCGGGCGGTGCAGATCCACGGCGGTGCGGGCTACATGGCCGAATACGCGGTCGAACGTTTCTACCGCGATGTGCGCCTGTTCCGCATCTACGAAGGCACCACCCAGATCCAGCAAGTCCTGATCGCGCGGAACATGATCCGCGACGCCGCGGCCGCCTGACCGAACCGGAGCCCATGATGAATTTCAACTTCCTCTGCACCCCCCGGATCGTCTGCCAGAGCGGCGGCCTCGCCCAGATTGGCACCCTGACGAAGGGTCTGTCGGTTGCCCGTGCCTTCGTGATCACCGACCCGGGGATCGTCGCTTGCGGCTTTGCCGCCGAAGCGGTCGCGGCCCTCAACGCCGCAGGCATCGCCGCCGAGATCTTCGACAAGGTGCAGGCCGACCCGCCCATCGCCGTCGTCGAGGCGGCGGTCGAGGCTGCCTGCGCGTTTGGTGCCGATGGAGTGATCGGCCTCGGTGGCGGCAGTTCGCTCGACACCGCAAAGGTCGTAGCCGTCGCTGTGGCCAGCGGCCAGCCGATTGCCGACATGATCGGCGTTGACCGCGTGACTGGAAGGCGTCTGCCGCTGATCCAGGTGCCGACCACGGCTGGAACCGGGTCGGAAGTTACCTGGGTATCGGTGTTGACCTCGGAGAGCCACGAGAAGAAGGCGGTTTATGCTCCGCAGCTTCTGCCCGACATCGCCCTTCTGGATGCCAAGCTCACGCTCGGGATGCCGCGTTCCATCACGGCAGCCACCGCGCTTGATGCGATGGTCCATGCCATCGAGGCCGCGACCAGCCGCACCCGCAAGAACCCGATTTCGGATGGGCTGGCCGACAAGGCGCTGGTCCTTCTGGGCCAGAACCTGCCTCGCGTGCTGGATACCCCCACCGACCTTGCGGCGCGAGAGGCGATGCTCCTGGGCGCGACGCTTGCGGGCATGGCCTTCATCAACGCCAGCGTCGGCGCGATCCACGCGCTGTCCTATCCGCTTGGCACCGGCTTTCACGTCCCCCACGGGCATGCCAACGCGCTGGTGGCAGGCCCCGTCCTGCGCTTCAACCTGCCCGTCGCCGAGGTGGAATACGCCCGCCTGTCGCGTCTCCTTCTGCCCACCCGCCATTTCAACTCCGACGCGGCGGCCGCCCTTGCCCTGATCGACGAGATGGAGCGGATGCTGAAAGCCAGCGGCCTCAAGTCCCGCCTGTCCGAGGTTGGTGTAACCGAGGCCGCCATTCCCGGCATGGCAAACGAGGTCGTGACAGGCATCAGCCGTCTGCTGGACACCAACCCGCGCGACATGTCCGCCGACGACGTGGCAGCCCTCTACCGCGAGGTGCTGTGATGCCCGGCGCGCTTGACGGCATCCGCGTCCTCGACCTCAGCCGGGTGCTGGGCGGCCCCTATTGCACCCAGACGCTGGCCGACCATGGCGCCGAGATCATCAAGGTCGAACCCCCGCAAGGTGACGAGACGCGCGGCTGGGGTCCGCCTTTCAAGGACGGGCTTTCAGCCTATTTCTCCGGCGCCAATCGCAACAAGCGATCCATCGCCATCGACATCGGCAAGCCCGAAGGGCGCAACGTGATCCTGCGCCTGCTGGAAGGCGCCGACGTTCTGGTCCACAACTTCAAGTCCGGTGCCCTGGAAAAATGGGGCCTCGGCTATGATGCGGTGCTCAAGGACCGTTTTCCCCGCCTCATCCTCTGCCACGTCACCGGCTTTGGCGCCGACGGTCCCTTGGGCGGCTTTCCCGGCTATGATGCCGTGGTGCAGGCGATGACCGGCCTGATGAGCATCAACGGCAACCCGGCGAACGGCCCGACGCGGATGGGCACGCCCATCGTGGATATCGGCACCGGGCTCATCGCCTGCAATGCGGTTCTGGCGGCCATCATCGAACGGTACCGCTCCGGGCTGGGCCAAGCCATCGAAGTGCCGCTTTACGACTGCGCCATCAGCATGATGCACCCGCAGGCCGCCAACAGCCTCATGTCGGGCAAGGTCCCGGTTGCCACCGGCAACGGACATCCCAACATCGTGCCCTACGACATGTTCGAAACCCGTACCGGCAAACTCTATCTCGCGGTCGGCAACAATGGCCAATTCGCCAAGCTCTGCGAGGTGCTCGGCCTGTCCGACGTGCCGCGCGACCCCCGCTTTGCCGACAACGCGGCCCGGCTGGCCCACCGCGCCGAGATCACGAAAATCCTGTCCGCGCGCCTTGCGGAAAGCGACGCCCAGGCGCTTGAACCCGTGCTCTTGCGCGCCGGTGTCCCGGCAGGCGTGGTGCGCAACGTGAACGAGGCGCTCGACCACCCGCACACACGGCATCGTGGAATGGTGGTGTCAGTGGGCAGCTACAAGGGCACGGGCGTTCCAGCACGTCTGTCGCGGACCCCAGGAGCAGTTCGCGCCGCCCCGCCACGGTTCGCGCAGCATAGCCGCGCCCTGCTGAAGGAGGCGGGTTTTTCGGAACGGCAGATCGACGATCTGACTCGGTCGGGCGTCGTTCTGGAAGAACAGACGGACACCGTTCAGACATGACACGAAAAGCCGGGCCGCCAACTCGGCCCGACCGCCAATAGAGGGGGAGCCAGATGCAGAAAGCACTCGTGACGCCAGACCGGATCCCCGAGTGGATTCCCGGCACCATCACGATGGACAGTTCCGGTCGGGACTGGAAGGGCATCACGATGAAAGGCTACCACTACGATCGCCAGGACGCCGCCATCCCCGCGATGCGCGATTACATGATCGTAGCCTACGACGGAAATCCGACCACCATGCGCCGAACAAGTGGCGGATCATGGCAAAGCGCGCCCGTTGGCAGGGGCAGGATCTCGCTTTTGACACGGGCAGAGCAATCCACATGGTGCTGGGCAGAATCGATCCAGGTCAGGCATATCTACATCGGTCATGACTGCCTCGAGGCCACGGCGCAGACCGTGTTTGGCCGCGACCCGCAATCCGTCGAGATAGAAGATCAGGTTTCGGCCGACGATCCGGTTCTGCTCAACTGCTTCCAGATGCTTGAAAACGAACTGCGCAACGGTGGCATGGGGCAGCGCCTGATGATCGACGCGCTGCGCAACCAAATTGCGGTGCATCTGCTTCGACGCTATGCCCGGATCCGGCTTGCCGATGATACCGGCTCCGCCTTCAGCCCGGCCCAACGCAAACGCATCATTGACCTCATCGAAGACCAGCTAAGCGAAAACATCAGTCTTGACGATCTAGCAGCTGCCGTCGGCATCAGCCCGTTTCACTTTGCGCGCCAGTTCAAGGCCGACTTCGGGATCGCCCCATACGCCTTTGTAATCCAGAAACGTGTCAGCAAGGCACAGGAGATGCTTCGGCGCGGGCGCATACCGCTGAAGTCGGTCGCGCTCGACTGCGGTTTCTCCGACCAAAGTCATCTTTGCCGGACCTTTCGGAAGATCGTGGGCGTAACACCCGCCCAGTACCAGAACGAAGCATGATTGTCGCCACGGATATCATTTGCAGCGTTGGCGCTTCTGTGAGCGCGAATGAATGCAGATCCCAACAGCCTGAACGACCGTGAGATTGCCGTCAGATTGAGAACACTGTCTGGCGATCCGGGCTTGGGCTTTACGGATCGACAGCAGCTCTGGCCACGTCCCTTGCGCTGCACGCAGCCGTTAACTGCTTCGGCACCGGCTCGCCGACCGTGACCGAGAGATAGACGCAAGCTTCGGCATCACAACGGGTGGTGTCTTGACCCTGTGCATGGCGGCGCCGCCGAGTGGCAGTTCTGTATGGGTCCGTGTGGTCGACGAGGTCTTCGAGCAGGAGATCACCGCCGACCTGCCCGCCGCGACGCAGTTCCTGTCGCCGCGGCTGTTTCTCAACACCGGCGCGACGGCCGCGGCCGTCGCCTACGACTGCGCCGGGGTCTACCTGGAAACCGATTTCTGACGGGCGCCAGGCATTCGGCAGCCAGCGTTGTTCGTGCTCCTGCGGCAGTCGGATCGGACCTCTGGACCGCCGCAAGCTATGCCTCAGCTCAGCTTTCCGAGCGCATCTATCCCGACAAGGGGCGCAGGCGAGAAAGGCAACAGATACACCCGCCGTGCCAACCCGTCTTTCACCCGGGCAATCTGCCGGGCCTCGCCCGCGATCCGGCGCAGCAGGAGCGGGTGCTGCGTGCCCGATGCCGCCATGGCGCGGTTGATCACCCAGGCGTATGGTTCGATCCTCGCGCGGCGCAGGTCCTCCTGCAGGGCGGCCGCTTCCGACACCGGTGTGGTTTCGGGCAGCGTGACCAGGATGACCCGCGTGTAGTCCGGATCCTGCAGACGCATCAGCGGTGTCGTCACCTTCCCCGGCGCATCTGGTGCCAGATGCCGCGTCATCTGCCGGTGATAGGCGCCCGTCGCATCCAGCAGAAGAAGGGTATGCCCGGTCGGCGCGGTGTCCATCACGACAAAGGCGCTCCGCGCCTCCGCCACCGTGCGGGAAAAGGCATGAAAGACCGCCACTTCCTCGGTACAGGGTGAGGCCAGATCCTCGAGCAGCAACGCCCGCCCCTGTTCATCCAGATCCCGGCCCTTGCTGGACATGATCTTGTCGACATAGCGCTTCGTCTCGGCCTCGGGGTCGATGCGGTCGACGGTGAGACCGGGCATGGTGCCATCCACCACGAAGGCGACATGCGCGGCAGGGTCCGTGGTGGTCAGGTGAACCGCGTGCCCCCGTTTGGCCAGCCCCACGGCAATGGCCGCAGCGATCGTGGTCTTGCCGACACCGCCCTTGCCCATCACCATGATCAATCCGTGCCCTGTTGCGGCCAGGCCATCCACCAGCGCGCTCAGCCCCTCGAGAGGCGGGACCTGCGCGACCGGCACGGTCGGTGCTGCGTGCTGCTCGCTCTCGGGCGCGAGAAGCGCCCGCAGGGTGTCGAGCCCGACCATGTCATAGGGCCGGAGCGGAACCTCGAACCTTGGCAAGGCCGCAAGGTCCTGCGGCATGCGGCCCACGACATCGGCCTGGTCCGCGGCCAGCCGCGCGGCGACGGGATCGGCGCCCACGGGCACTTGCAGGACGCCGTTGATCGCAAGCAGCTGGTTGGCAAGCCCCAGCTCCCGCAGTTCGGCCGAGGTGCGGGCGGCTTCGCGGATCGCGCCTGCATCCGGGCGCGTCATAAGCACGATGCTGGTCCGGCCTGCGTCCCCGAGGGCTGCGAGCGCCGCGCGGAACCGGTCTTCCTGCATCTTCAGGCCCGAATGCGGGCCAAGGCAGGAAGCGCCACGGTCGTTGTCCTTCAGAAAACCCGTCCAGGCCTTCGGCAGGCTCAGGAGCCGCAGGGTATGCCCGGTTGGTGCGGTATCGAAGATCACATGATCGAAACCCTGTCCGTCCTCCAGCAGCAGACCCACGAACTCGTCGAATGCCGCGATCTCGGTGGTGCAGGCGCCCGAAAGCTGTTCTCGGACGGTGGACCGCTCGGTCTCGGTCGAGGCAGGGCCCATCTGGTCGAGAACGCGCCGCCGGTAGTCATCCGCCGCCCGTTCCGGATCTACGTTCAGGGCGCTGAGGTTCGCCGTGCCGGGAACCGGCGTTGGCAGCGGACCAAGCGGAACGCCCAGCATCTCGTCAAGGTTGGAGGCCGGATCTGTGCTGACCAGAAGAACCCTTTTGCCGCTGTCCGCCAAGCGAAGGGCGATGGCGCAGCTGAGCGACGTCTTTCCCACCCCGCCCTTTCCGGTGAAGAATAGAAACCTTGGCGGCGACAAAAGGTTCGGCAGGATGGAATCGGCATGCATGATGGTGTCTCCGGTTGGCGGCATCATCGCCGGAAACCGCTTCGGTGCGCCAGATCAGATGAGCCGCGTCGATGTGCAGGGACGCGTCATGCGCCAAGCCCCGGTCAACGGTTGCGGAGAATAGGCTCGCTATTCTACGCATACCTTGCGGCGTTTGTTCTTGCGCTTGCGGAGAATACGACCCACAATCACCGCGCATTATGCGGAGATCGGGATGTACATCTGGGAGCAACCAGACTGGCCGAAGCTGTCTTGGAAGGATGGCAGCATTGCTGCGCCCCTGGCTACAGTCCGTCACGACCAGGGGCGACTGATCGGTCGGATGCAGGCGCTGGGCTTCAAGCTGCGCGAAGAGGCGGTCCTGCAGACGCTGACGCAGGACGTCGTCAAGACAAGCGAGATCGAGGGCGAGCAGCTGGATGCCACACAGGTGCGGTCATCCCTCGCCCGACGGCTTGGCATCGACATCGGCGCCCTGCCCCCGACCGATCGCAATGTGGAAGGCATCGTCGAGGTGATGCTGGACGCGACGCGGAACTTTCAGGCCCCGCTCACCGCCGAGCGCCTTTTCGGATGGCATGCGGCTTTGTTTCCCACCGGCCGCAGCGGCATGACGAAGATCATCGTCGGGGACTGGCGCGATGACAGTACCGGCCCGATGCAGGTTGTTTCCGGGCCATATGGCCGGGAGAAGGTTCACTACTCGGCCCCACCCGCACCGCGGGTCGCGGCGGAGATGGAAGCCTTCCTCACATGGTTCAACGCACCCCTGACCACCGACCCGGTGATCAAGGCGGCGCTAGCGCATCTGTGGTTCGTGACGATCCACCCCTTCGAGGACGGCAACGGCCGCATCGCCCGCGCCATTGCTGACCTGGCGCTTGCCCGGTCGGAGGGAAGCTCGCAGCGGTTCTACAGCATGTCCGCGCAGATCAGGGCCGATAGGAACGCCTACTACGACCAGCTCGAGCGCACCCAGAAAGGCGGCACGGACGTCACGTTGTGGATCCTGTGGTTCCTCGACTGCCTCGGCCGCGCGATTCACGGTGCCGATGGCGTCTTGGCGGCGGTCGTCGCCAAGGGGCAGTTCTGGGAGCGCGCAGCGGCACTGCCGCTGAACGAACGCCAGATCAAGGTACTGAACCGCCTGCTCGATGGGTTCGAAGGCAAGATGACCTCGTCGAATTGGGCGGTGATCGCCAAGTGCTCGCAGGATACGGCGAACCGTGACATCGCGGCTCTACTGGACCTCGGTCTGCTCCGGAAGGGCGAAGGCGGCGGGCGCAACACGCATTACGAGTTGGTGCTGTGA includes:
- a CDS encoding acyl-CoA dehydrogenase family protein; its protein translation is MALDSDTLAQFLDALDRFVKERLIPNEALVADEDAIPPALVQEIRDMGLFGMSIPEEYGGLGLSMSEEVQAAFVLGQTSPVFRSLVGTNNGIGSQGIIIDGTPEQKAKYLPALASGEMIASFALTEPDAGSDAGSLRTTARRDGDHFVLNGTKRYITNAPRADVFTVFARTNSETKGSSGVSAFIVEAGTPGLSLGQPDKKMGQKGSHTCDVILEDVRVPAANIIGGPARENQGFKTAMKVLDRGRLHISAVCVGAAERLIRDALAYAMERKQFGEPIAEKQLIQAMLADSRTEAFAARCMIEETARRKDVGANVSTDAACCKMYASEMVGRVADRAVQIHGGAGYMAEYAVERFYRDVRLFRIYEGTTQIQQVLIARNMIRDAAAA
- a CDS encoding iron-containing alcohol dehydrogenase — protein: MNFNFLCTPRIVCQSGGLAQIGTLTKGLSVARAFVITDPGIVACGFAAEAVAALNAAGIAAEIFDKVQADPPIAVVEAAVEAACAFGADGVIGLGGGSSLDTAKVVAVAVASGQPIADMIGVDRVTGRRLPLIQVPTTAGTGSEVTWVSVLTSESHEKKAVYAPQLLPDIALLDAKLTLGMPRSITAATALDAMVHAIEAATSRTRKNPISDGLADKALVLLGQNLPRVLDTPTDLAAREAMLLGATLAGMAFINASVGAIHALSYPLGTGFHVPHGHANALVAGPVLRFNLPVAEVEYARLSRLLLPTRHFNSDAAAALALIDEMERMLKASGLKSRLSEVGVTEAAIPGMANEVVTGISRLLDTNPRDMSADDVAALYREVL
- a CDS encoding CaiB/BaiF CoA transferase family protein; the protein is MPGALDGIRVLDLSRVLGGPYCTQTLADHGAEIIKVEPPQGDETRGWGPPFKDGLSAYFSGANRNKRSIAIDIGKPEGRNVILRLLEGADVLVHNFKSGALEKWGLGYDAVLKDRFPRLILCHVTGFGADGPLGGFPGYDAVVQAMTGLMSINGNPANGPTRMGTPIVDIGTGLIACNAVLAAIIERYRSGLGQAIEVPLYDCAISMMHPQAANSLMSGKVPVATGNGHPNIVPYDMFETRTGKLYLAVGNNGQFAKLCEVLGLSDVPRDPRFADNAARLAHRAEITKILSARLAESDAQALEPVLLRAGVPAGVVRNVNEALDHPHTRHRGMVVSVGSYKGTGVPARLSRTPGAVRAAPPRFAQHSRALLKEAGFSERQIDDLTRSGVVLEEQTDTVQT
- a CDS encoding helix-turn-helix domain-containing protein, yielding MQKALVTPDRIPEWIPGTITMDSSGRDWKGITMKGYHYDRQDAAIPAMRDYMIVAYDGNPTTMRRTSGGSWQSAPVGRGRISLLTRAEQSTWCWAESIQVRHIYIGHDCLEATAQTVFGRDPQSVEIEDQVSADDPVLLNCFQMLENELRNGGMGQRLMIDALRNQIAVHLLRRYARIRLADDTGSAFSPAQRKRIIDLIEDQLSENISLDDLAAAVGISPFHFARQFKADFGIAPYAFVIQKRVSKAQEMLRRGRIPLKSVALDCGFSDQSHLCRTFRKIVGVTPAQYQNEA
- the arsA gene encoding arsenical pump-driving ATPase yields the protein MHADSILPNLLSPPRFLFFTGKGGVGKTSLSCAIALRLADSGKRVLLVSTDPASNLDEMLGVPLGPLPTPVPGTANLSALNVDPERAADDYRRRVLDQMGPASTETERSTVREQLSGACTTEIAAFDEFVGLLLEDGQGFDHVIFDTAPTGHTLRLLSLPKAWTGFLKDNDRGASCLGPHSGLKMQEDRFRAALAALGDAGRTSIVLMTRPDAGAIREAARTSAELRELGLANQLLAINGVLQVPVGADPVAARLAADQADVVGRMPQDLAALPRFEVPLRPYDMVGLDTLRALLAPESEQHAAPTVPVAQVPPLEGLSALVDGLAATGHGLIMVMGKGGVGKTTIAAAIAVGLAKRGHAVHLTTTDPAAHVAFVVDGTMPGLTVDRIDPEAETKRYVDKIMSSKGRDLDEQGRALLLEDLASPCTEEVAVFHAFSRTVAEARSAFVVMDTAPTGHTLLLLDATGAYHRQMTRHLAPDAPGKVTTPLMRLQDPDYTRVILVTLPETTPVSEAAALQEDLRRARIEPYAWVINRAMAASGTQHPLLLRRIAGEARQIARVKDGLARRVYLLPFSPAPLVGIDALGKLS
- a CDS encoding Fic family protein, with translation MYIWEQPDWPKLSWKDGSIAAPLATVRHDQGRLIGRMQALGFKLREEAVLQTLTQDVVKTSEIEGEQLDATQVRSSLARRLGIDIGALPPTDRNVEGIVEVMLDATRNFQAPLTAERLFGWHAALFPTGRSGMTKIIVGDWRDDSTGPMQVVSGPYGREKVHYSAPPAPRVAAEMEAFLTWFNAPLTTDPVIKAALAHLWFVTIHPFEDGNGRIARAIADLALARSEGSSQRFYSMSAQIRADRNAYYDQLERTQKGGTDVTLWILWFLDCLGRAIHGADGVLAAVVAKGQFWERAAALPLNERQIKVLNRLLDGFEGKMTSSNWAVIAKCSQDTANRDIAALLDLGLLRKGEGGGRNTHYELVL